One region of Sulfurospirillum tamanense genomic DNA includes:
- a CDS encoding toxin-antitoxin system HicB family antitoxin: MSTITLRIPDSKHERLKQYAKEQGISLNKLFEEFATVALAQFDAKTRFDIKASRGSAERGLQILDKLDKTL; the protein is encoded by the coding sequence ATGAGTACAATCACACTAAGAATACCAGACTCTAAACATGAAAGATTAAAGCAGTATGCCAAAGAGCAAGGAATTAGCCTAAACAAGCTTTTTGAGGAATTTGCGACAGTAGCACTAGCACAGTTTGATGCAAAAACAAGATTTGACATAAAAGCCTCAAGAGGTAGTGCCGAAAGAGGATTGCAGATTTTAGACAAACTAGATAAAACTCTTTAA